TACATCTTGAGCAGATGATTTTGGCGACAAAGAGTAATCGACGAAGTCTCGATTGATCGGTCTTTTCCTCTTCCTTTTCGATTCTCGCTCCGGTTTTGGCGGATTCAACTGATTGATGAATCTTTCAGCGTGTCTGATCTCTCGCGACATATCTTTCAACAGTTGTACTGGATTTATCGTGTACGGAATTTGATCTCTGACATTTGTATTGTactacaaaacaatttttatccCACACTTCTTCCATTTTAATCGACTTACGTCTTTCTCTGAATTCCACTGTTTCAAAGTTATTAGAAGAGTTTTGAGCCCGACCAGCAGATTACTCGGACATTTTCTCTCTTCAGTGTTGTgttcagatatttttttcaacagaTGTACCGCGGCAAACCAATTGATCAACTCGAAATTTGGATATCTGTATTTGGCGTcggtttttacttttttttctatatcGTATACGctgtgaaaaaattgttattcatctctttcacaaaaatacaaaacttaCGTTAACTGCATTGGTATGTTGAGGCTTTGAAGGAAATTCCCGCCAAAAACGAGCGAATCTATTGGAGTCAAGACTGCATGGATCCACCCTGTAGGAATCATCATCGTCTGTCCTTGTCTCAAGACGCATTTATAGCACCGATCCACCTACAACGACAATTAaaaacggatttttttttcgtttaaaaggGAATTACTTGATCTCCAAAAAATGTCTCGCTTTGATTACTGGATGTCATCCATTGTTGATAAAGAGTTAAATTGGCAGTGGTGGGTCTTATGAGATAGAAAATTTTTTCACCCCTTAACACGTGATACCAGACACTTGTACCGCCAAAATCAATATGAAAATCAGTATATGAGTCTTTTACGCTCAttagacagtatttttgaacTTGGGGTCGGCCGAGGGGAAAGTCTCGCGGCCAGACTATGTTAGCCCAGTCTAGCTTTCGCGCGATTAGCGGAGCCTCCACCAGGGGTGCCAAGCTAAAAAATTCTTGATGTGAAATAGCAAAGTATCATATAGAAGAGGTACGTTACGCTGTATTTGAGAATTCTAGGCTGACCACGTTAAAAACTCTAGTTCTGTTTAAACTATTGTAATATTCTACATAATCTCTCAGCTTCATTTTGATATTACACTGTCTAGTAACGTCAATTACATCAATTTCCACATCTCCACCAACATAAGATTCTACATcatataaactaaaattatcaGGAGGGAGGGTCATGTCAAGTCCATCTTTTCCATCAATAACAATAGGATTGTTAAATCCCTGCTGTTGCAACAGTGTTTCAGTGATTTGTTGGCCTCGCATGTGTATAACAACTTCTCCTTCGCTGGCAAAATGTCTAGCAAGTAATTCACGAATAAAAACTCCAGTACCTGTTTGGACTGGTTTTGTGGTGGCATTTTCATCCCAATAATCATGTCTGTGCCAATTTCGGTATGGTTTATCTACAAATTATGAAACTGTACAACTCCCATTCTTCCATGGTGGACTAGAAGTTCACTTACATATTGATGGACCAAATAATGGGGCACACTTAGGACAAtgatatttatcaatttcaatCGCCAGATGTTCTTGGAAATTACAACAACTGCAACGCAGAAAATAttatacattaattttattttttagttaaaCATGAATAGGTTAAGGTAAAGTTTGTGACAGTTTCTTGTCAGATTTTCTTTTGGCCAGTTTACCTGCTGTGAAACCAGTCTTTGCAAGCGTCACACTGTATCATAAAAATATTAGGATCATAAGGTTGACCACACAAACAATAAGAGGCGTCCattgtaaaatattattttgtaaactGGTTGTGTAAACTAACCAAACCAACAACCATACCAATACCAACCCAACATTATGTCATTGTTACCCATAATTACAGGAATCTAATTTTTCCATTTGTAAAATTTCCCACTCTGCATTTTTAGAAATCGacgtattaaaaataatatacgCAGTAGAAATTGAATTGATTCTTGTTAATTTTGTGTGTGTCAGATTTACAGATTTTGATCTTCGTCAAGTGCAGCTACTTATGTATAGATGGCCGCTCAATAGCCAAATGTCACTAAGACTGCCAAATGCTGTCAAAGCTATCTGTACGATTGTTTTCGGCTGTTTGAAGTTATCATGACCTGCTGTGTTATAACGGGCCTGttcatttgattaaaaatgcattatgaAAATCGTCGTCCGCGCTGATAATAAGTCGTGCCTAAAGGTCGTGCCAATCGATGTGAAATGGCCACCAGAGGCACTTGGATCGCGAATGAATGGAAACTGTAATACCTAGGGAAGATATTATCGAATTAATTTCGACTGACAATTCgtcattgattgtcaaaataacgTAAAAacaataagaacttcaatcaCAATCAGTGcaaatgattttatttatattagtTTGTGTTCGCTAGAAACAGctagacatttaaattttgacaattcgaataaatttttccttctATAATTTCTGTAATACTATTACAGTTTCCTATAACGCGCGTGGTGGTGACATCTATGGatattttgtcttttttccGGTCGCAAGGATAAAGATCCGAAAAAATAGGTTTAGACATGATTTTAGAGTTAAGAGTGAGTACCTACAGTATAATAATAAACCGCAAAAAACAAGGAGtttttttacttcaaattcaaaatgtaatttgaacaCGAACAattctcggtgacaaaaacttaagatgaataatatctcCAAAAAACGTCCGTttactagcgctctgcggggatcacacaaactacacttttgaacaggccgaaattaaaataaagcagGTCGTGAAAGAAAGTTGTAATCTGTGTTTTAGATACTTCGCACATTAGATTTATGTGACTACTCTCTAACAGATGTCTCTGTTGAATTCAATTAGAAGAATTCTAATCTTgatgcaataaaaatttatatttttatatttgtacatacatattaggCTTTTACatatataaaagaaaaatagaaatgtttttgacaatatatgcatgaaaattatttgtttattattttattttaaatttaaaacaaggaaCATGAAGGAAAATGTTACAGTTCGTGACAAATTCCTGTATCTAGTGATTTTATCTATTTGCAAATCCACGTAAATAACCCCAGATGTCTCTCAAGGTTGGCAACGATTCGAAATTGCATTCTTAAGGATATGCATTAAAGGATAAACGAAATCAATGGGACTTATTAGAGAATGGAGACAGAGAACTTGCATAAATGGTAATGATTAAGAAAATGAAAGGCAGGATTTGGAAGTCTCAACATAATAACGTTCCGGAATTGGCTAAAAGATCGCTGAATCAAAATCGTGTTAATACACTCGAGTAGCTATCGCAGGCCAGATTTAAACCCCACAGAGAAAGATTGGAAGAACGAGAAAAAGTTTTTTGTACTGAGAAATAACAGATCTGCAACGAAATACTGCAACAGTGAAGTCACTTTAAATAATTCTCTATATTAACAAAAGTGTTTTCATTattactctcgtgtcaaaaatggattactccctaggatttagggatattcgttactaggttgccataaatttggttaggttggaggctatgtggtttctggtgacaaacaaaagatatcccaaaaatgtaagatagcaaattaattgtaacagttgcaaatgactaatttctcgctaagtgatagatgatttttcgtttcacaatcaattttggttactggcggcatatttatttggatttaatctctcaattcaaagtaaccaaccttaggcattcaaaataacttttgaaaattctagttacacacaacatgaaaaacgttatttccctaaaagttcgaattctagggagtaatccatttttgacacgagttTATATACATATTCATTATatagggtgtctcaaaattcgcgaattccgaattcagagcgtggtagggaaggacccagtggagctcgaaaaatacttagaacaaaaaattcgctcttgctgaagaagatataatcactttaattttgttcaatacatagcagccttcatatccactgtgacaaaatactattctagctacgttgccgttccatttttaagaaaaattacaaaaatttaagatttttttactccaaagtaaagcgattcttcaaaaaattgttttacgttattattttccacaattatCTACAccataataacaataaacactgaactttttagcctgtatttgaagaaaacgctgTTCAAAGAGTGTACCTTCAGatcaatgtatctttgtggggggagttccgattttttttatttccatatttggactactgaagtgaccccctacaacgctctgaattcggaattcgcgaattttgagacacctgtataccCATTACATATGTGTTTgattattttatcaaaacgGGAATAAAAATTAAGGTTTTGCACGTTTTACAATGTTTCAACTGTACTTTTTTACTCTTTGGCAACTTTAGAAGACTTCAAAGTACCTAAATGGTACACTCTTGCTGAAATGCTTAACCACTCTTAAATTGAttgttgttaaaataaaacaaaaatttatttttaacatttttacgtttatcatattttttcataacatGTATCTTCTCGATAATTACGAATAAATGGTCATTTTTGTAGTTTAAAAATACATGCttacttttgaaaaatgtttattttacgCTTCTTAGTGTTCGTTAcaattttaagtaaaaattaactttgAAAATCATTGATTTAAATGTAATCGAAAACTAATCGAAATGGTAAGAAATATCTACATATTAGGAATATTTTCGATAACACCGATAGaatgatttacaaaaattataagttATTTAAATGACATTATATGTTAAATGTAGTACGCGATCGATTTAAAAATGTCCCTTGTgtcacttttattaaatttatttattcaaaatgcAATTTAATCTGTTGTTTGTAGCATGCAATCAAATTTCTAGAATATATAGAATATTGTAATTGACTTACATTTTGCTAATCGATTATTCATCTATTGCAATATTATTGCGGTAGATTTTGTTTTCAGTTGTCGATCATTTAAAACTCATAAGTATGAATTGTAACTAGCAGTTTTACTAACAATTCTTTTTAATGGGGGTTAATCCCATAACACTTCAACGTACTTAAGGtttcggatttttaaaaattactcgTTAGAAACATTCAATTTGGACTTCAGGCGTTTTTGTTTGGAGGAACGGtcgaaaaatgttcaaataaatcgtTGCGTTTTGGGTCGCtgttgtttcttttttattataatttcacgCAGCAAAGTGGAGGTGCGTGAGGAAGCGAAAGAATCGGGGGCGCGAGCCGGCGCTGGACAAGGTGCGCCCCCCGAGTTAGCGAAATAGCAAAAGATATTCGAACGGGTGACCGGCCCTCCGTTGATGTGCCATTTAAAGGAACTGCCGAGCCGGTTCATGGTCCATTGCTGTTGCATCCGGGGCTCCTTCTACCGGTCAATCCATACAAATGGATCGCGAAACCTACAACCAAAACCACTTATCCACTTGCGACCGCTCAAGTTCGGTCATACACGCGTCCACCACCCCCAGACAACCCTCGGCAGTCGCAACGCCGTCCCCACGACGAGGAGAGACCAAGACGTCGACCAATTCGCTCTCCTGCCACGCGTCGACTTTTATATTTCAACTTACAAATTCCTCGTTAGTGGAAATGGGGGTCGAAGGGGTGAGGGTCACTTGCCCCGTGATTAAATATCAAAGTACCTACATTTGTGTATTGTTACTTGGTAACAAGCTTGAGACAACGCACGCTTCCAAGCTTATCGGAGTTAATAAGCTACTTATCCCGTTGACGTTCACCGCAACGCGTCCATTACTGAAAGATTACCTGACCAGTTGTCCTATCGAGGACCGACCGAAAATCACAGTCGAATCCTGAACCTTACGTCTACGATATTAATCAAACTGTGGTTTTAAGGAAGTTGCCACATTAAGAACGACACAAAAATGAGATTATAATTTGTCGGGTGACTAGGTTAGGGACTTCTAAGGAGGAAGTTTTCTCCTTTATAACGTTATAAATGAGGTAATATCCTTTGCATTTTAGCTGCATGTTTTAATCTCCCggcaataattaaaaacaacgTTCATTTTGTCTTTGCACGGCTTTCTCCTTTCGCCGTCACCTTGGACTGATGAGCTTCACCACTTTGCTTATATTTAACTTGCCACAATCAATCCCCTTCTACGCTCATTtccagatttattttttttaattactcgACTCTACCACTTCCTAACAATCGATTCTCTAATATCGGTTCGGCGTAAACTCCGCAACggtgtttttcaattttccatAAACAAATCACTAATTACAATACACCGTTTCTATGTTTACTACCACGTTTCCACATCATGCTGACTTTTTAAAAAGCTCTCTCTCCAGTTTTTACATGatacaaaattgttttacattgttactttttcataatttataaGTTTTACAACACGGTTTTGCCCAGCCAACTACGATCTCACGAATAAGACCGATTCTCTATAAGAAGTTGTTCAGAATATAATTTTGACTCCATATGCCAAGTTTGAAACAAAAAtcgcattttaatttttttaaataagttgtatttttggttttcatttttgaataaaGTATCATGGAAACGAAAGAACTTATCAAGAACAAATAATTGAGAGTGTGGAGAAATTTGAATCTCTACTTTTACAGGTAAAGAAAATATTAAGCTGTGTTCATCTTAAGTgcgacacactgtatatttgtTATGGTGGAACACCCGGTATACTATACTATAAATACGTAGCATGATTCAAGTTTTGCACAAGAGAAAGTAATGATTGGGCAATTTATTTGCTGTTGTTATTTTGGTAAATGTTTCGATcttgtattgttggttgcataaacaattttttagtaTTGAGGGGTGGTTAGTTAAATTGGTTTAAAAAGAAGGAGAGCAGCTGATACTGGTTCTGTTATGTGGATGTTTGCGGTGGTTATATCGGCAACAACCCAGAACTAGTCACAATGGTTGGCAACATTTGCGGAGAATCGAAAGGTTTCTTGTAAACAGTGTGTGCCGCAGCGTCGAGGAGCTCAATTAGGGCTAGTGTCGGTGGAAGACGTAATGACAGATATCTAAGCAACGATTACACTAATTGTGCCTCTGCGATCGTCATCAACAACTTGTAACAGGTGCAGCAAGTGGGGGTGATGGGTAAAACGCTCGTTCAGTTTGTTTATGTCGATATCCACATCCTGTTAGCAGCACCTGGATTATTCGAGGCAAGGCGGTCTATCAAGATTGATAGCcacttcatataaatatagtattttattctgAAGAGAAACGGTACAGTTCCCAAGGCGTATCATCAGCGCATCCTCTCGGAGAAAAGCTCTCGTCACGAGTACATAAGATTAATAGTAGGCTTTGTTTATCCTATGTAAATGCTATTAGCGCATTTACTGCGCTTAAAGGCTGTGCCCCGGCATTTATTTACTACAACGCGATGCCCAAATACCCGATTTATCATGCATCGTTGATCGACAgtctcaccctgtatagtcaTATTGCGACTGCCTGTCCAATTGTTGGCTTTGCTCAAGGAAGGGTTAACATCTTGCCgggaatttgaaataaatccCTGCAGCCGCGCGGACTCTGTGGctttaattgatttaattacaTTGTGTTAATTAGGGTGGCTGTTTGGAAGCAATTGGATATAACGCTACACTGTAATTTCGAAATGTACGAAGAACGCATTTAGGGGAAAGACGATCCAGGACGACTGTACCATTCCTCGGCGGCATTCTTCCGCGAAATCTTCCAGATCGTCAATATTTGTGTCCTGTATCGGGTGACGTTTGATTTGTTCCCTTCTCTGGAGGCTCGCTTGTTAATCTTTTTCAGGTCGGGACAATGTAGTGGAAAGCAATTATGAGTCACCGATTCTGGGCCCCATTCCCGTTTGCACCCGTCTAGCCCCACTAGCCGGTCATCTGTGTGTAATTCGAATGGAAATTTAGCGGATCGTGACGGTCCTCGCCGATTGGAAATGTTCTTGGAACAAGCGAGCGAAACGGACTTCGATTAGGTAAATGAAGATTCGGGAAGAAGCCAGTGGCCGCCTTTAACTTGTATGTGTCGGGTTTGAGGTAATAAATGGACCTGGATACGCCTTCTGTGTCCTTTCATATTTTAAGGAACTGGCCCTGCATCCTGCCGGTCCATTCTTATCGATTTATACGTTTCGGTGTACTGTTTAATTTCTACCACTTTCCACCCGATAAATCCGAACGGACGGGGCACCAAACCATACATGATAAATGCAAATATAAATAACCATAAACATTTATTGCGTCTGCAGATAGTGCGCGCAAAGGGACAGCGTCTTTCATTTAGGGACCGATGTATCATTCGAATCCTAACACATACAGGACAATAAAATGTGTCACACGGTGACACATAAATTCgtttattttctaacaataTTTTGTAAAGCAAACACACAAAAGAAGATAGAAACGTCTTTAATTTCTTACCGATATGATCTCTTGTGGTCAGCATCTGCACTCTTAGATACAATCAATACAAATGACCGGAGAAAGAAAAAGATTCGCCCAATTAAGATttgatgataaaaataaaatgacagaaTTAAGTATCTATTAAAGACGACTTTAATATACTTTGAATAAATGGACTATTGTAAGTAGATTCTTTACGAGAGCACGAAGTAATCTAACTTGTGAAATATTTagagattattttgttttagttgATTGTGGATATAAACAATGAAGGACCTAATTTAGAGCCTTATAGCAACGTGATTCTTGTATTTAACAATCTCACCTAAATCAAAAGAAATGAAGCGATTCGAATCTGGACGTGACTTATTGAGCTGGTTTAGATTCTAAGACTTTGGATtggaaaagttaaaaaactCGCCGGTAGCTTTGTACagactgtctataaaagaatgtaagATCGCAGATGGCtctgaaatttgaatttgccacctcgtttaaattcatgaaatattaattgcaaactgtcaaatattcacaAGCTGTCAACACAAAGTCAACCTAACCTCATTTCCGTTTTCGAAGTTctgttttgttgtttcttgcGTTCCTGGTGTGtttattctttaaaaaaagctatattttttcctgtagtgtttttatattgttttgtTACTACCGGTAGTGTTGAAAATGGGAAATCGTCAGGTCGTTCCAAAGTGATTGAAGATGTAGTTGAAAACATACGAGATTATTTAGAAGAACATTCGAGAACATCCCTTACCACACTGTTTCTTCAAAGTGGTGTACCTGGCAGTACAtgtcataaaattgttaaaaagaaCTTGCTTTTACACCCATAGAaagtaaaaaatgtacaagAGCATGGCATGGCCTCCTCATTCGCCTGACTTAACCCACTTTGACTTTTCtgtgtacagggtgattttgaaagttgtgcagatattttaatcacgaactactggcttcatgtagaactcggaaaaaatattaaaaaaattctttatcaaaaaataaaattaagtacatttattttttgacctacatttttttttaattgcttttagtcttctacgttgtcaaacaaactcgtaggtaaaatttcggcacattttaaaaatacaccctgtatatcatattttataaaacatacaccaatgcggtttccttattttgaagcatatttcctataggttacttcgcattggcgtacattttataaaacgtgatatacaagggtgtatttttaaaatgtgccgaaattttacctacgaggttgtaggacaacgtagaatactaaaagcaattaaaaaaaattgtagctttTGACAtagagttttttaaatattttttccgagttctacataaagccagtagctcgtgattaaaatatctgcacaactttcaaaatcaccctgtataaagagcaaatgaataatttaaatgagtTAATAGAAGAGATTGGCAACTGCTGTCGTAACATTAATGAACAGatattgcaaaatattttcgaaaataagAAAGTGAGAGTGAGATGCTTAGAGCAAAATGAAGGACACTTCCAgccatttctttaattttcatcGTTACTTTTTTAACTGAGTCACTGATTTACCTTTTTCTTAAGTGTACAATAAATACGCAATTTGTTGCGAGTGTAAAGCACCAATTTTGTCAAGttaggcaaccagtaaaaccaATTTGTTCTGAGGGTTACATATCGTGGATCATACTAACATTATTCGAATTGTGGTGAAAGAGTCGGCAaactttcaacgcctactaggatcccacattcttttatagacactggcgcgctacaaaatatttttttacaactttttcgacagtttaggatgtTGAATTGTGATCTAatcgatagtttaaaaaatcttccaaatttgttccaaaaatggtttgaatacatattttcatcggaacaaaagttaacagggggtacaATTTTtgccatgcaattccctatggtaacagttaaaaaaacgcactgtataccAAACATATTTGATCCTAAAGCTGGACAGCAAAGCTCTCATCACCATTAGGTGGTCATTTGGCCATCTCCGATCCGACGACGCAAAtgttattttcgaaaaacatttttatttttgtttttttcgatATCCATCATTCGGTTGATGAGagagaaatatttttgcatTTGAAAAAGGCAGACATCTCTAAACGACACAAACGTAACGAAATTCTCTTTTCATTTTGTCGGAGCTTCGCCTGCTTTCAAATAATTGTGTGTCTACATCTAGACGTTAATCACCATCATTACTGTTTTGAAAGTTTTATAACTCCGACTGGAAGGGCAAGagtcaataaataattactcGATGAAACTGATGAGCGCTTTTATTAGATATTTTTGAAACGTCAGGTGTAGTCGCCATTTGCGAAATGTTGCTTTTTGCCATCGGACAGACCAGGTTTTCCGTACCAGAATTCCGAATTAATCGAACGGCacgtttgttattttttattagcgGAGATACATTTCTGTGGGCGATGCAGCCACCGTCCGTGCAGCAAATCTGCTAATTAAAACTATCCGAAGAATGCGAACGTTTTGTATGGGCAACGGACGCGTGAAGTGTGTAATTCAGAGCGTCGCCCGGAAATATTGCTAATCGGCGAGCTCTCGCTTCAATAAATCCAATAGCTTATCCACACCTATACtatgtattttcaatttcgtcAGTGGCGCAGCCGTTTCATCTCGCATAtttataatcaatttaaactgaacCGCCACAACCTCGTAACGATTTCGGCAAACAGCGCTCTAATAATTCGGTGTGACTTTTTGTGGTGACACTCTCGTCACCAAAAACGCGGAAAACGCTTAATTTGCCTTAGAGTACGCGCCGATAGGACACATAAGCTCGATAAAAGCTCCGGTTAATTTTGTAGTGGTCACCGGTCTCAATCCCGCTCCCAAATACGAGAGTTCTTCAAAAATGAATGACGTTACTTTAAACGATCGAACGGTCGAGCTGAAACAAGTCTTTTTACTTTTGGTCCAGActgggaaaatatttttgttacactctcgatccaatttaaaaattcctcGCCGCTCGTGCACCGATCAATTACCGCACCGTGTCAAACTTTAATATAATTCTTGAACCATTCtgtttaggaaaattttcatcattCAGACGGAAAGACACTTTAAAATCGTTGCGGAACTAGCCGACCCTTTGTGATGTAGTAAATATTGCGGTGAGGGCCTGGGGGAAAATATCTACCGATTTCAAATAGAATTTCCTCCAgatactattttttattgtacgaTTTCTGGAAATACAATAAATCGGCGTTGAAGTATCATCTGgtggatttttattttcggAAATGTGGAATCAGTAAGTTTGTTGGGAATATGCTATAAAGTAGAGGAATATATGTATGTAGGAGTTCCTGGAGGTGTTGTCAGTTTACATCTGAAGTGTGAAATAATAGAAAAGGTCCCGATGCGGGAATAAAGTCGCGGTGTAATGACATGTACGACGATAAGTGTTTATTGATTTTTAGATATTGTTGTGCGGTATCGACAAATGCCTcgacaaacaaataaatatcgATAGCGAACGTCGGGTGTCAAGAATGTGCGAAAAAGTCGGTGAAATATTGGACCGTGTCGTCGATAATTcggaaaatgtttttaataactcgGAGAAATTTTATAATGGAAACGTGAGATCGTATCCGTGCCGATCGCTCCAGATCTGTTTTGCTAAAAACTCGTATTGAATTAATCGCAAGGTGCATGTTTCCCCATTCCTGTTTATCATGCGTTTATTTTTCCCCCGACGGATCGATCCCCCGTGGAAAGAGGTGAGATCCGTATGCGGCAATAATTATTCGCAAATCTTCCCGTCGTTTTCCTCCCGTGAAATGGAactttcaaattgttttgatGTATTTCCCGGCTCATTTTGTCTTTTTACTTAACGTCGTTTCCATTTTGTCGGTCGTCTGCTTGCTCGCTGATTTATCGTCTGATTGCCGACTATTATTGCCTCCTTTCACCTATATCGGCCTATTTTTCCGTGCAACCTCTCAAATGCAATTTATTGGCTGACTGCGCTCGGATATTTTGCACAATCATCAATTTATATAAAACtggctttatttatttagtggTGCGGGGTGAGGTGACACTTTGGCGGTAAAAACCCCGGTGGAAATTTTCTGGTGCCGAGAGGATGTAATTTATATTTCATTCGACAAATTAATTACATGCAAAGATTCTGTCAGAGGGATTAGGTGGAAGAGTTAAAAGATTCAATGGTGCAAATACATAAACTGTCTCCTTGTCAGCTCAGACAGGGGTCGTTGGTACGTGGCGAGAGAGAGGGTGAGTATGGCACATTGGTATTCTGGCGAGATGCCATACCTCAGCCACCTCACGAAATAAATTTGCAATAATCTGCATCGTATCACGTCAAGGGCAGTTCCGACTAAATTCCGATTTTACTTGCTCGTgaacattttacttttcgaaaacgtttatGCATTTTACATAAAACAAATTCCATTTTCGGCACGTTCACTTTTCTATTTACATATCGCGGATTAGAgagaaatgtttatttttaaatatgcacCGTATGCTAATCGAGGGgttgaattttgaaagtttGTGCTGTTTGTTTCTCcctgtcaaatttaaaaatattaaaacttgGTTTCTTTAATCATTATTCTGAGCTCATTcggttgaaataaaatttgtgattttttatcGAATGGAGCACAGAATCCTGAATTTTAATCGACACCCGGAATTGCATTTGCATATTTCAAGCTACTGGAGTTGTACTTTTGCGATCTTAAATTGATCTTGGTCGTATAACCCCGCTTCGGTTGCAACCAACaccgataaataaaaaatcactcGATTGAGTGagtaactttgttttttaacacTTCGATGGTCAAACTCgaccaaaataaatattaatcacGAACGTTTCGCTGTTATTTAAATCGAAGTGCGCAATTAGAAATTTCACACGGGAACACTCACACGTTTTCATTTCCATTCCGATAAAAAGGAA
The sequence above is drawn from the Tenebrio molitor chromosome X, icTenMoli1.1, whole genome shotgun sequence genome and encodes:
- the LOC138139792 gene encoding lysine-specific demethylase 7B-like gives rise to the protein MDASYCLCGQPYDPNIFMIQCDACKDWFHSSCCNFQEHLAIEIDKYHCPKCAPLFGPSIYKPYRNWHRHDYWDENATTKPVQTGTGVFIRELLARHFASEGEVVIHMRGQQITETLLQQQGFNNPIVIDGKDGLDMTLPPDNFSLYDVESYVGGDVEIDVIDVTRQCNIKMKLRDYVEYYNSLNRTRVFNVVSLEFSNTALAPLVEAPLIARKLDWANIVWPRDFPLGRPQVQKYCLMSVKDSYTDFHIDFGGTSVWYHVLRGEKIFYLIRPTTANLTLYQQWMTSSNQSETFFGDQVDRCYKCVLRQGQTMMIPTGWIHAVLTPIDSLVFGGNFLQSLNIPMQLTVYDIEKKVKTDAKYRYPNFELINWFAAVHLLKKISEHNTEERKCPSNLLVGLKTLLITLKQWNSEKDYNTNVRDQIPYTINPVQLLKDMSREIRHAERFINQLNPPKPERESKRKRKRPINRDFVDYSLSPKSSAQDFLPEPKIVEYARPPPLKLTLPKPVTYPYERSNFVEQRINFDNTEQNWRSQFSRPEQTTAVHRGGAVLKFKLGSKDILPTNSDIPEDHFGFANSSKSIYDFHDESDRDEDCFNLNIDENPTPKKTKKQTGTLKVRFPVTYDMKSKKSKDPMTDIEGDVPKNGIESLLKASALTTNDDNGRASPSTQEAIAGMLSISQTYLQSGKVNSRSSRKYSSSPPLEEGNLNNVHQDEDYIYPSLDNSDDEDIHIFKPRGRSKIDEAWNPKARVGPLLPKTNRPAREGTKKQAVEKVLEAAAAKRANEVPEKAPKRQYRRKKIKPKLDVKSPSSNATSIPSTSTASTPKPRKGMKTVKQRLGKILKIHKMIH